The following proteins are co-located in the Triticum aestivum cultivar Chinese Spring chromosome 1A, IWGSC CS RefSeq v2.1, whole genome shotgun sequence genome:
- the LOC542851 gene encoding LOW QUALITY PROTEIN: gamma-gliadin B-like (The sequence of the model RefSeq protein was modified relative to this genomic sequence to represent the inferred CDS: inserted 1 base in 1 codon) yields the protein LPPPPIYRSTLVAKYNGHNNNNHSPSPNNHSPNNHNKFFPNPNKHSPINHNKHFPNPNKHSPINHNNNFPSPSNHNNHFPSNHNNNFPSPNNHNNHFPSNHNNNFPSPNNHNNHFPSPNNPNYHFRNNHNNHSPSLNNPNNHFPSYSNHNNLYPSPNNRNNHSPSNNNXLIQPYLQQQMNPCKNYLLQQCNPVSLVSSLVSMILPRSDCKVMRQQCCQQLAQIPQQLQCAAIHGIVHSIIMQQEQQQQQQQQQQQQQQQGIQIMRPLFQLVQGQGIIQPQQPAQLEVIRSLVLGTLPTMCNVFVPPECSTTKAPFASIVADIGGQ from the exons CTACCACCACCGCCAATATACAGGTCGACCCTAGTGGCCAAGTACAAtggccacaacaacaacaaccattccCCCAGCCCCAACAACCATTCTCCCAACAACCACAACAAATTTTTCCCCAACCCCAACAAACATTCCCCCATCAACCACAACAAGCATTTCCCCAACCCCAACAAACATTCCCCCATCAACCACAACAACAATTTCCCCAGCCCCAGCAACCACAACAACCATTTCCCCAGCAACCACAACAACAATTTCCCCAGCCCCAACAACCACAACAACCATTTCCCCAGCAACCACAACAACAATTTCCCCAGCCCCAACAACCACAACAACCATTTCCCCAGCCCCAACAACCCCAACTACCATTTCCGCAACAACCACAACAACCATTCCCCCAGCCTCAACAACCCCAACAACCATTTCCCCAGTTACAGCAACCACAACAACCTTTACCCCAGCCCCAACAACCGCAACAACCATTCCCCCAGCAACAACA CATTGATTCAGCCATACCTACAACAACAGATGAACCCCTGCAAGAATTACCTCTTGCAGCAATGCAACCCTGTGTCATTGGTGTCATCCCTCGTGTCAATGATCTTGCCACGAAGTGATTGCAAGGTGATGCGGCAACAATGTTGCCAACAACTAGCACAGATTCCTCAGCAGCTCCAGTGCGCAGCCATCCATGGCATCGTGCATTCCATCATCATGcagcaagaacaacaacaacaacaacaacaacaacaacaacaacaacaacaacaaggcaTACAGATCATGCGGCCACTATTTCAGCTCGTCCAGGGTCAGGGCATCATCCAACCTCAACAACCAGCTCAATTGGAGGTGATCAGGTCATTGGTATTGGGAACTCTTCCAACCATGTGCAACGTGTTTGTTCCACCTGAGTGCTCCACCACCAAGGCACCATTTGCCAGCATAGTCGCCGACATTGGTGGCCAATGA